Proteins found in one Amycolatopsis umgeniensis genomic segment:
- a CDS encoding tripartite tricarboxylate transporter TctB family protein, producing the protein MTTTWLKERSELGVSVVLLTLGVLVLTDALSIPTDFAQRGPVGPKAVPILVGSLLLIVAVLLARDVLRGGKGEAEGGEDVDLTEPADLRTVLLLCGAFLANAALIGLVGFPISGAILFWGAAYALGSRNLVRDPLIAAGMSVVTFLVFNNLLGVPLPGGPLMEVF; encoded by the coding sequence ATGACGACCACGTGGTTGAAGGAGCGCTCCGAACTCGGGGTGAGCGTGGTACTCCTGACACTCGGCGTGCTGGTGCTCACCGACGCGCTGAGCATTCCCACCGATTTCGCCCAGCGCGGACCGGTGGGCCCGAAGGCGGTGCCGATCCTGGTCGGCTCGCTGCTGCTGATCGTCGCCGTCCTGTTGGCGCGCGACGTGCTGCGCGGCGGCAAGGGAGAGGCCGAGGGCGGCGAGGACGTCGACCTCACCGAACCCGCGGATCTGCGCACGGTCCTGTTGCTGTGCGGCGCCTTCCTCGCCAACGCGGCGCTGATCGGCCTGGTCGGGTTCCCGATCTCGGGCGCGATCCTGTTCTGGGGCGCGGCGTACGCGCTCGGCAGCCGGAACCTGGTGCGTGACCCGCTGATCGCGGCGGGCATGTCCGTCGTGACCTTCCTGGTCTTCAACAACCTGCTCGGTGTCCCGCTCCCCGGTGGCCCGTTGATGGAGGTGTTCTGA
- a CDS encoding Bug family tripartite tricarboxylate transporter substrate binding protein, which translates to MAIAAALVAVLLVPPLLTPGSEADEGSQIRSMRVLVPNAPGGGYDITARTATKAMEDADLLGNAEVFNLPGAGGTVGLGRTVAERGNGKLVMSMGLGVVGSVFTNKSPSSLLDTTPVAKLIEESDIVVVGKDSPYQTIDQLITAWKADPGAVQVGGGSSPGGPDHLAPMLMAKAVGLAPKAVNYVQFDGGGELLASVLGGKVAFGVSGVGEYRDQIAAGTLRVLAVTSEKRIPGIDAPTLSESGVDVKFTNWRGIVAPPGITESDRAKLVSLFERLQKTPQWQEALQRNGWTGAFAPGEQFGSFLEEENTRVATVLKELGLA; encoded by the coding sequence TTGGCCATCGCGGCGGCGCTCGTCGCCGTTTTGCTGGTGCCACCGTTGCTCACCCCGGGCAGCGAGGCCGACGAGGGCTCGCAGATCCGGTCGATGCGGGTACTCGTGCCCAACGCGCCCGGCGGCGGTTACGACATCACGGCCCGCACGGCGACCAAGGCGATGGAAGACGCCGACCTGCTCGGCAACGCGGAGGTGTTCAACCTCCCCGGCGCCGGCGGCACGGTCGGTCTCGGCCGCACGGTGGCCGAGCGCGGCAACGGCAAACTCGTCATGTCGATGGGGCTCGGCGTGGTCGGCAGTGTGTTCACGAACAAGTCGCCGTCTTCGCTGCTCGACACCACACCGGTGGCGAAACTGATCGAAGAGTCGGACATCGTCGTGGTCGGCAAGGACTCGCCGTACCAGACGATCGACCAGCTCATCACGGCCTGGAAGGCCGATCCGGGCGCGGTGCAGGTCGGCGGCGGTTCGTCGCCCGGCGGCCCGGACCACCTGGCGCCGATGCTGATGGCGAAGGCCGTCGGGCTCGCGCCCAAGGCGGTCAACTACGTCCAGTTCGACGGCGGCGGCGAGCTGCTCGCGTCGGTCCTCGGCGGCAAGGTCGCGTTCGGCGTCTCGGGCGTCGGCGAGTACCGCGACCAGATCGCGGCGGGCACGCTCCGGGTGCTGGCGGTGACCAGTGAGAAGCGGATCCCCGGGATCGACGCGCCGACGCTGTCGGAGTCCGGTGTGGACGTCAAGTTCACCAACTGGCGCGGGATCGTCGCGCCGCCCGGCATCACCGAGTCGGACCGCGCGAAGCTGGTGAGCCTGTTCGAGCGGCTGCAGAAGACGCCGCAGTGGCAGGAAGCCTTGCAGCGCAACGGATGGACCGGAGCGTTCGCGCCCGGGGAGCAGTTCGGTTCGTTTCTCGAAGAGGAGAACACGCGAGTGGCAACGGTGCTGAAAGAGCTGGGTCTGGCATGA